Genomic DNA from Frondihabitans sp. PAMC 28766:
GATCCCGGGGCAACGATTCTGCAGGGCGTGCAGCGTCAGTGCTTGGCCGCCGCCATGCCCGTCTCGACCTCGTCGAAGGTCATGGCTCGAGTGGGCAGAGCGCCTCGATCGGTGGCCCGCAAGCCGTCGAGCATGATCGTCAGGTAGCGCCGCCAGAGGTCGGGATGCGCGGGCGAGCACATCTCGAACGCCATCCCCAGCATGGAGAAGACGGCGGCGGAGTCGGTCGGCTCGACGTCGGGGCGCAGGATGCCGGCGGCGCGCGCCCGGTCGAAGAGGGCCGTCACCGTCGGTGCGAGCCGGTCGAGGATGTTCTGCTTGTCGGGCGTGATCTCGTAGCCCATCAGCACCTCGTGGAGGCCCCGGTCACGGGCCTGCCGCTCGGCCGAGGTCTCGAAGAAGAAGACGAGCGCCTCCCACGGGTCGTCGATGGCCAACGCCGCCTCGGCCTCGGCGATGACCCCGTCGATGCTGTCGGCGAAGAGGGCGGCGGCGAGATCCTGCTTGTTGGCGAAGTGCCGGTAGGCGGTGCCGACACCGACACCGGCTCGACGAGCGACGTCGTCGAGGCTGGCCTCGAGCCCGCGCTCGGCGAACACCGCCCGAGCCGCGTCCAGAAGGAGGGCGCGGTTGCGGGCGGCGTCTTTGCGAAGCGGTGTGGATCTCATCAGTGCATTATCGCTGGCGCGCCCTCGGGGTCGACGTCGGACAGGCCCTTCGGGATTCCGCGCGGCAGCACGATGGCCGAGGCGACGGCGCCGAGCAGGAAGATGCCCGTCGCCCACGAGAACGCGACCGAGTAGCTGTGCACGGCGGCGAGCGCCTGGTTCTGGGGGGTCAGAGCCTTGCCGACGAGGAAGGCCGTCGCGGCGCTCGAGGCGAACGTGTTGAGCAGCGCCGTGCCGATCGAGCCGCCGACCTGCTGCACGGTGTTCACCGTCGCCGACGCCACACCGGCGTCGTCGGCGCGGATGCCGAGGGTCGAGATGTTCTGTGCCGACGAGAAGATGAGGCCGAGACCGACGCCCATCACCAGGAGGCCGGGCAGGACGTTGGCGACGTAGGTGCTGTTCACCCCGACGTTCGTGAAGAGGAACATCGCGACGGCGCCGAGCAGGGCCCCGAGCGGGATGATGATCTTCGGGCTGACCCGGCGCGTGAGCTGAGGGCCGGCGACTGCCGCCGCAGCGACGAGAGCGGCGGTCAGTGGCAGGAACGCAAGCCCCGTCTTGAGCGGCGTGTAGTGCAGGTTCTGCTGCAAGAAGTAGGTCATGAACAGGAACACGGCGAACATCGCAGCGCCCGAGATGAGCATGGCGACGAACCCGCCGCCGCGCACGCGGTCGAGGACGATCCGCAGCGGCAGAAGGGGGTGCTTCGAGCGCACCTGGATGACCACGAAAGCGACGAGCAGGACGCCGGCGGCGATCAGGTAGCCGATGGTCGTGGCCGAGCCCCAGCCGTCGGTGTTGGCGTTCGACAGGCCGTACACCAGCGCGAAGAGACCCGCGGTGACGGTGATCGTGCCCGGGATGTCGATGCGGGGGCGGTGCTCTGAGCGGTTCGGGGCCAGCAGGATGATGGCGCCGATCAGAGCGGGGACCACCGTGAGGATATTGACGTACATCGTCCAGCGCCACGAGAAGTACTCGGTGAGGACGCCGCCGAGCAGGAGACCGACGGCCGAGCCGCCACCGGCGATCGCGCCGAAGATGCCGAAGGCGCGGGCGCGCTCGTTGCCATTGCTGAACGTGGTGGTGAGGAGGGCCAGGAGAGCCGGTGCGAGCATGGCTGCAAAGCCGCCCTGGACGGCGCGGGCGGCGACCAGCATGCCGAAGCTGGTGGCGGCGCCGCCGACGGCCGACGCCGCCGCGAAGCCCGCGAGCCCGATGATGAGCATGGTCTTGCGGCCGACGAGGTCGGCGAGGCGGCCGCCCAGCAGCAGGAGGCTGCCGAACGACAGCGAGTAGGCCGTGATGATCCACTGCCGGTTGTCGTCGGTGAAGTGGAGGGCGGCCTGAGCCGACGGCAGCGCGATGTTGACCACGGTCGAGTCGAGCACGATGGTCAGCTGGGCGAGGGCCAGTACGGCGAGGACGACCCAGCGCAGGCGGTGCTGGCGAGCCTCGGCCGGCCCCAGGTGGGACATGTCGGGCGTGATGGGTGAGGTCGGCGGCAGAACGCCCGCCGGCTGTGGATCGACTTGGTTCGTGGTCATGCGTGTGCCCCTTGACGTCGTGGCCGGCGTGTGTCGCCGGGATGTAACGGAGGTCGAACCTCCGTTTCAATGAACGCTAGAGCATGCGGGGCCGCCGAGCCTCGACGTCTGCTGTGAATACGGAGGTTTAACCTCCGCTTCACCTTCCGTGCTGGACTCGTCCGTCGACACGGTGCGGGCGCGACGGCCACCAGAACGCATCACCGGTGAGGAAGACCAGTGCCGGCACCAGCACCGTCCGCACCACCAGGGTGTCGAGCAGCACACCGATGCACACGATGATGCCCACCTGCGTCAGGGCGACGACGGGCAGAACTCCGAGCACGGCGAACACCGACGCGAGCAGGATCCCGGCACTCGTGATCACGGCGCCGGTCGAGGCGAGCGCTCGCACCATCCCTTCGCGGGTGCCGTGTGCCCTGCTCTCTTCGCGGGCACGCGTCGTCAAGAAGATGTTGTAGTCGACGCCGAGGGCGACCAGGAACAGGAACGCGTAGAGAGTCACGCTCGAGTCGAGCGCGGGAAACCCGAGCAGGTGGGTGAACGCAAAGGTCGAGACGCCGAGGCTCGCGAAGAACGTGGCGAGCACGCTGGCGATGAGCAGGATCGGCGCCACCAGCGACCGCAGCAGCAGCGCGAGCACCGCGAAGACGATGGCGAGGATGATCGGGATCACCAGGTCTTGATCGTGCTGCGAAGCGTTCTGCGTGTCGAGCGCTGTCGCGTCGGTTCCGCCGACGAGCGACTTCGACAGGGTGCCACCGGCGCTCGCGTACGCCTGGCGGAGGCGGTCGATGCTGGCGAACGCCGCATCGCTCTGCGGCTCGGCCCGGAGCGAGACCGCGATGTCGGTGAGACCGTCGTGCGTCTCACCCGCCGACGCCGAAGCGACTCCGGAGGTCGACTTCGCCAGACTCGTCGCCTGCGCCGCCACAGAAGTCGGTGCCAGCACGGTGGTCTGGCTCGTCAGCCCCGCCGAGAACGACCGGTCGATGACCTTCTGGGCGCTGACGCTCGCCGGGGTTCCGAGAAGCTGAGCCGTCTGCGACAGCCCGACCGAGTATCCCGACAGCCCGAGGCTCAGGATCGCCAACCCCACGACGGCAGCGACCGACACGATCACCGGGCGCTGGGCCACACGACGGGCCAACCGGGCCCAGAAGCCGCGCGCTTCCGCCTCGGTCAGGCTGTCGGATCCTGCGCCCGCGTCGCCTGCGGATGCAGCGGCTTCGGACGTGTGCGACGCGGCGGGGCGGGGCACGAACGGCCAGAACAGGCCGCGACCGCACACCGCGAGGGCGGCAGGGAGCGCGATGAGGGCGAACAGGATGGCGATGACCACGCCGACCGCGCAGGCGAACCCGAGGGCGCGGTTGTTCGACAGCGTTGCGAGCAGCAGGGTGATGAGGCTGAGCGCGACAGTGCCGCCGCTGGCCGCGATCGCCGGCCCCGCGCTCGTGAACGCGGTGCGCATGGCTGTGAACCGGTCGTCGTTGCGCGTGAGCTCTTCGCGGTAGCGGGCGACGAGGAGGAGGGCGTAGTTCGTGCCGGCGCCGAAGACGAGCACCGACAGGATCCCCGAGATCGACGCGTCGATGTTCAGCCCGACGGGCACGGCGAGTGCCTGCACGACCTTGCTCGCCAGCCCGTCGGCCGCACCGACCACGGCGAGCGGCACGATCCAGAGCACAGGGCTGCGATACGTGATGATCAAGAGAGCCGCGACGACGATGACCGTCACGAGCAGCAGCCGGAAGTCCGCGCCGGCGAACGAGTTCGCGATGTCGTCCTGGAACCCGACCGGCCCGGTCAGCTGGGCCGTGAGCCCTGTGGGGAGATCGGCTGAGGCGGTGGTGCGCAGGGTCGTGGCCGCTTTCGACACATCGGCCGAGACCGACGCACTCGACAGCGGCACGGCCAGGATCGCGGCGGTGCCGTCGGTGCTGAACTCTGGCCGGACCGCCTGCGGCGCCGTCGACTTCGCAGCCAGAGCGGTCGCGCGGGCGGCGATCGCCGTGCGATCGGCCGACGTCAGCTCTTTGTCGCCGCGATCGAAGACGACGATTCCGACCGTGGTGTCGGCCGATGGGAACTTCGCCACGAGGGCCGCCACCTCGGCCGACTCGGCGGTGGAGGGAAGCCCCGATTGCGGATACGACGAGCTCTTGCCGGACGGAAGCAACGCGAACAGCAGCGCGACGGCCAGCACGGTGAGGCCGAGCACGAGCCAGGACGTGCGGCGAGAACGGAAGGCAGCCGACAGGGTGCGAATGGTTATTCCTTAGTGAACTGATGTCTTAGTTACTAAGAGTTCTACCCGACTCGGGTAGATTCTGCAACGAGGAGAAGTCATGACCGTCGCCCCCGAAGGAGAACGGCGCCAGCTGCGCGCCGACATCGTCACGCACCTCCAGGTGCTCACGACCGAGTCGCGGCACGTGGCTCAGGCCTTCTCACAAGAGCAGGGCCTCGCCCACTCCGACCTCGACGCCCTCCTGTTCGTCATGCACCAACAGGCCGCCGGCACGCCGACCACCCCGGGTGGCGTCGCCGACGCCCTGGGTCTCACGTCGGGCGCCGCGACGGGAGTGATCGACCGGCTCACCCGCGCGGGCCACGTCGAGCGACGTCGCGACGAGCTCGACCGCAGAATCATCCGCGTGCACTACAGCGCGCACGCGCAGGAGACCGCGCGCGGCTTCTTCGCCCCGCTCGGTCGCCTGACCGACCGTGTCATGGCGGGCTACACCGAGGCCGAACTCACGATGGTCACGCGCTTCCTCGCCGAGATGGGCTCGGCGATGGCCGAGCAGGCCCGGACGGCCGGGCACGCGTCGACCTGAGGCGCCGCGGGCGAGATCAGCGCCCGCTTTCGACCACCACGTGCCGCTCGTCGACCCCGTTGTATTCGCTGAGGGGGCGGATCAGCGAGTTCGACGCCAGCTGCTCGACGATGTGCGCCGTCCACCCCGTGATCCGGCTCGCCACGAACAGCGGCGTGAACATCTCGGTGTCGAAGCCGATCAGCCGGTAGGCAGGGCCCGACGGGTAGTCGAGGTTGGGCTTGATCGGCTTGCGGGCCTGCATGGCCGCGTCGAGCGCGTCGTAGAGGGCGAGGAGATCCTGCGCCTGGAACTCGTCGACGAGGGTGTCGAGAGCGGCCTTCATCGTGGGCACGCGGGAGTCGCCGTTCTTGTAGACGCGGTGACCGAAGCCCATGATCTTGCGCTTCTCGGAGAGAGCCTGCTCGAGCCACGCGTCGGCCTTGTCGGCCGAGCCGATCTCGTCGAAGATGTGCATGACGGCCTCGTTGGCGCCGCCGTGCAGCGGGCCCTTGAGGGCGCCGACGCCGGCGACGACGGCCGAATAGAGGTCGCTGAGGGTCGACGTCACGACGCGGGCCGTGAACGTCGACGCGTTGAACGAGTGCTCGGCGTACAGGATCATCGACACGTCGAACGCCTTCACGACCACATCCGACGGCACCTCGCCGAAGGTCATGTTCAAGAAGTTGGCCGAGTAACCGAGGTCGTCGCGCGGCTCGACGAGCTCTTGGCCGCGGCGGCGACGCTGGTCGTAGGCGACGATCGCGGGTGTCGCGGCCAGCAGGTGGATCGCTTTGGCGTGGTTCGACTCGGGCGACGCGTCGGCAGCGGTCGGGTCGCCCGCGCCGATGATGCTGATCGCGGTGCGCAGCACGTCCATCGGGTGCGCGGTGAGCGGCAGGTCGTCGATGGCGCGCTTCACGTTCGCATCGAGGGCACGCTGCGAGCGCTCCTGCTTCTCGAAGGCCGACAGAGCGGCCGCATCGGGCAGGTCGCCGTTCCAGAGGAGGTACGCGACCTCCTCGAACGAGCAGTTGGCCGCGAGCTCCTGCACGGGGTAGCCCCGGTAGAGCAGCGAGTTCGTCTCGGGGTTGACCTTCGAGACGGCGGTGTAGTCGACGACGACGCCGGCGAGGCCCTTGTGGATCGGATTTTCAGAAGAGGCAGTGGTGTCAGGCATGGTGGCACTCCTTCGTGCGGTGGAACGGGGTCAGAGGGTGAAGTTGAACAGCGAGGTGTCGAAGGTGTTGTACGCCTCGTAGTCGAGAAGCTCGTACAGGCGGGCCCGGGTCTGCATGCCTGCGACCTCCGACTTCAGCGAGCCTTCGGCCGTCAGCGTCTCGAGGCCGCGCTCGGCGGCGCCCATCGCGATGCGCAGCAGGCTCACCGGGTAGATGACGAGGTTGATGCCGACGTCGCGGAGCTGCGTCACCGTGAAGAGCTCGCTCTTGCCGAACTCGGTCATGTTCGCCAGCACCGGCACGTCGACGGCGGCCCGGATCGCGGCGAACTCGTCGAGCGTCGCCATCGCCTCGGGGAAGACGGCGTCGGCGCCCGCGTCGACAAGCTGCTTCGCTCGGTCGATCGCGGCCTGCAGCCCGTCGATGGCGCGGATGTCGGTGCGCGCCATGATGAGCAGATTCGGGTCGCGCCTCGCATCGGCGGCTGCCCGGATGCGCTTGAGGGCGGTGTCGGTGTCGACGACGGCCTTGCCGTCGAGGTGACCGCACCGCTTGGGGTTGACCTGGTCTTCGATGTGGAGGCCCGCGACGCCGGCGTCTTCGAGGGTCTGCACCGTGCGGGCCACGTTCATGGGCTCGCCGAAGCCGGTGTCGGCGTCGACCAGCGACGGGAGATCCGTCATGCGCGAGATCTGCTGCGCCCGGCCGGCCACCTCGGTGAGCGTGGTCAGCCCGATGTCGGGCAGCCCCAGGTCGGCGGCGATGACCGCGCCCGAGATGTAGACGCCGTCGAAGCCCTTGTCTTGGATGAGCGCAGCCGACAGCGGGTTGAAGGCGCCGGGCAGCTGCAGCAGTCGGCCGGAGGCGAGAGCGCTCCGGAATCCTGCGCGCTTGTCGGCGGGTGAGACGGTCGAGTACAGCATCAGAAGAGCCCTTCGGGTGAGACGGGCAGCGACCCGGTCGGCGCCGTGATGGTCAGGCCGCCGAGCTCGTCGGCGCGCAGGTCGGGCAGGCGCTGCGCGAGCGCCAAGAACCGCTCGATCTCGGCCTCGTCGAGCACCGGGGCGGCCAGGGCGCGGAACTTGGCCGTGTACTGCTCGCGGGCGAACGGTCGGGCACCCAGCGGGTGGGCGTCGGCGACCGCGATCTCGTCGACGAGATGCGTGCCGTCGGCCAGCTCGAACTCGACCCGGCCCCCGAACGCCTTCTCGGCAGGATCGAGGGAGTGGTACCGGCGCGTCCACTCGGGGTCTTCGATCGTCGTGGTCTTCTGCCACAGCGCGACCGTGTCGGGCCGGCCCGCGCGCTCGGGGCTGTACGAGGCGACGTGATCCCACGCGCCGTCCTGCAGCGCCACGGTGAAGATGTAGGGGATCGAGTGGTCGAGCGTCTCGCGGCTGGCGGTCGGATCGTACTTCTGCGGGTCGTTCGCCCCGGAGCCGATCACGACGTGGGTGTGATGCGAGGTGTGGATGACGACACTCGTCACGTTCGCGGGGTCTCGGAGCTCAGGATGCGACGCCCCGAGACGGCGGGCCAGGTCGATCCACGCCTGGGCCTGGTATTCGGCCGAGTGCTCCTTCGTGTAGCTGTCGAGAATGGCCCGCTTCGCTTCGCCCTCCTCCGGCAGCGGCACCTCGTAGCCGGCTTCGGGGCCGTCCAGCAGCCACGCGATGACGCCGTCCTCGCCCTCGTAGATCGGCGTCGGGCTGGTCTGCCCCGCATCGCCCGGTCGATCGCCTCGATGGCGACCTTGCCGGCGAGGGCCGGCGCGTAGGCCTTCCAGCTCGAGATCTCGCCCTTCCGCGACTGCCGCGTGGCAGTGGTGGTGTGGAGGGCCTGGCCGATCGCCTGGAAGATCGTCGGCGTCGACAGCCCGAGGAGAGCGCCGATGCCGGCGGCCGCGCTCGGCCCGAGGTGCGCGACGTGGTCGATCTTGTGCTCGTGCAAGCTGATCGCCTTCGCGAGGTCGATCTGGATCTCGTAGCCGGTCGCGATGCCGCGGACGAGTGCGTCCCCCGTGCTGCCGACGTGCTGTGCGACGGCGAGGATCGGCGGGATGTTGTCGCCGGGGTGCGAGTACTCGGCGGCGAGGAACGTGTCGTGGAAGTCGAGCTCTCGCACGGCGACCCCGTTGGCCCAGGCGGCCCACTCGGGGCGTACCGCCCCTCGATGCCGACGACGGTCGAGCCGTTGCGGGACGAGCCCACCCGGCGTTGGAACCCGTGATCCTGCGCCTGCCCCCTCGCGGCGGTGGCGGTGTCTCGCGTCAGGGACGCAGCGGCCACGGCGGCGTTGTCGATGATGCGGTTGACGACCATCTCGGTGACCTCGGGGGCGACCTCGACCGGGTCGGCTGCCACCTCGGCGATCCTCCAGGCGAGCTGCTCTTGCCGCGGCAGGTTGTCGTCGGAGGGATGGACGTGGACTTCGTGGAGCTTCATTGCACACCGTTCGTCGTAGATGGGAGGCCGGCCGCCGATGCGACCCGGCCGTGGCCGTCGCGGAGAGACTGCTGGATCCAGCGGAGGCTCCGGTTGAGGTGGACGCTCGTGGCGTCGGCCGCGAGCTGGGCGTCGCCGTCGATGATCGCGTCGACGATGAGCAGGTGCTCGTGAGCGGCGTCGAAGAGGCGCTGCGGGTCGTCGTGCGACAGGCGACGGATGCGGGCCGCGTGCGTGCGGGCGCCCTCGAGCGCCGTGACGAGGTAGGCGTTGTGCACCGACGCGTCGATGGCCCTGTCGAAGCGGGCGACCGTCGCGTAGTACTCGGGCGTCGCCTCGCCGCCGAGAGCCAGGAGAGCGGGCGCCTCGCGAAGCTCGTCGCCCAGGGCGACGAAGACGTCGAGATCGCGGCGCCGGGCGGCGAGCTGAGCCGCCTGACGCTCGAGCGCGTGGCGCAACTCGAAGATGTCGACGACGTCGGAGGCCGAGACCGGGCTGACGACGAGGCCGCGGCCGCCGACGGGCTGCACCAGGCCGTCGGTCGTGAGCCGCGCGAGAGCCTCGCGGACCGGCGTGCGCGAGATGCCGAGGCGAAGCGAGAGATCGACTTCGGCGAGGGGAGCCCCGGGTTCGAGAGCCCAGTCGAGGATCTCGCCGCGCAGCACGTCGTAGGCCCGCTCGCTGGCTCGCACTGCTGCACCTCCGCCGTTGGATGTATACACAAACCCGGCAGATGCGGCTATTGCACGCTATCCGGGGCTCTGTGCATACACTAGCCCCTTCGGCGGCTCTGGGCGAGCCCTGTCGACGAACCCGGCCGTCAGCGCTCGTCGATGCGGCGCACGACACCCCACACGGAGGGCAGCACCAGGGCTGCGATCACGGCCTTCACGAGGCCCCCGAGGAGGAACGGCGTGACGCCGCCCGCGATGGCCGCCTGCAGCACGCTGTGCGCCCCCATCTCGCCGTGCCAGACGGCCGGCCCGAGGCGGTCGAGGCTGACCGCGAGCCACGGCACCCCGATCAGGAACGGCACGATCGTCACGATGGCCCCGGCAGCGAGCGCCGTGACCACCGAGCGGTCCCAGCGCCTCTCGGCGAGGAGGCCGGCGAGGGCCGCCGCGGGCACGAAGCCGATCACGAAGCCGAAGCTCGGCGACGCGAGCGACGAGAGACCGCCCTGGTGGCCGGCGAGCACGGGAGCCCCGGCGAGCGCGACGAGGCCGTAGACGACGAGCGCCAGCCCGCCCCGACGCATGCCGAGGGTCAGCCCGACAAGGAGCACGCCGAGCGTCTGCCCGGTGATGGGGACGGGGAACATCGGGATCGACACCTGCGCGAGCCCCGACATGAGGGCGGCGCCGGAGACGACGAGAGCTGCGTCTCGGGCGAGCGTGCTGCGACCGATGCGACCGGTGAGGCGGTCGGCGAGGGTGGCGCGGGCGAAAGCAGGAGTGATGGCACTCATGCGGGGAGACCTTTCGTGGGGTGGAGGACGAGGATGTCGACGAGGAGGTCGCCGGCTTCGACGGCGACGGATCCGTCGACGAGGGCCCGCGAGACGGTGCCGGCGACCGGGGAGGTGATCGAGGCCTCCATCTTCATCGCCTCGATCGTGGCGACGGTCTGGCCTTGCTCGACCTCGTCGCCGGCGGCGATCCTGAGGGTCACGACGCCTGAGAAGGGCGCCCCGACGTGGCCGG
This window encodes:
- a CDS encoding TetR/AcrR family transcriptional regulator, translated to MRSTPLRKDAARNRALLLDAARAVFAERGLEASLDDVARRAGVGVGTAYRHFANKQDLAAALFADSIDGVIAEAEAALAIDDPWEALVFFFETSAERQARDRGLHEVLMGYEITPDKQNILDRLAPTVTALFDRARAAGILRPDVEPTDSAAVFSMLGMAFEMCSPAHPDLWRRYLTIMLDGLRATDRGALPTRAMTFDEVETGMAAAKH
- a CDS encoding MFS transporter: MTTNQVDPQPAGVLPPTSPITPDMSHLGPAEARQHRLRWVVLAVLALAQLTIVLDSTVVNIALPSAQAALHFTDDNRQWIITAYSLSFGSLLLLGGRLADLVGRKTMLIIGLAGFAAASAVGGAATSFGMLVAARAVQGGFAAMLAPALLALLTTTFSNGNERARAFGIFGAIAGGGSAVGLLLGGVLTEYFSWRWTMYVNILTVVPALIGAIILLAPNRSEHRPRIDIPGTITVTAGLFALVYGLSNANTDGWGSATTIGYLIAAGVLLVAFVVIQVRSKHPLLPLRIVLDRVRGGGFVAMLISGAAMFAVFLFMTYFLQQNLHYTPLKTGLAFLPLTAALVAAAAVAGPQLTRRVSPKIIIPLGALLGAVAMFLFTNVGVNSTYVANVLPGLLVMGVGLGLIFSSAQNISTLGIRADDAGVASATVNTVQQVGGSIGTALLNTFASSAATAFLVGKALTPQNQALAAVHSYSVAFSWATGIFLLGAVASAIVLPRGIPKGLSDVDPEGAPAIMH
- a CDS encoding MMPL family transporter produces the protein MLGLTVLAVALLFALLPSGKSSSYPQSGLPSTAESAEVAALVAKFPSADTTVGIVVFDRGDKELTSADRTAIAARATALAAKSTAPQAVRPEFSTDGTAAILAVPLSSASVSADVSKAATTLRTTASADLPTGLTAQLTGPVGFQDDIANSFAGADFRLLLVTVIVVAALLIITYRSPVLWIVPLAVVGAADGLASKVVQALAVPVGLNIDASISGILSVLVFGAGTNYALLLVARYREELTRNDDRFTAMRTAFTSAGPAIAASGGTVALSLITLLLATLSNNRALGFACAVGVVIAILFALIALPAALAVCGRGLFWPFVPRPAASHTSEAAASAGDAGAGSDSLTEAEARGFWARLARRVAQRPVIVSVAAVVGLAILSLGLSGYSVGLSQTAQLLGTPASVSAQKVIDRSFSAGLTSQTTVLAPTSVAAQATSLAKSTSGVASASAGETHDGLTDIAVSLRAEPQSDAAFASIDRLRQAYASAGGTLSKSLVGGTDATALDTQNASQHDQDLVIPIILAIVFAVLALLLRSLVAPILLIASVLATFFASLGVSTFAFTHLLGFPALDSSVTLYAFLFLVALGVDYNIFLTTRAREESRAHGTREGMVRALASTGAVITSAGILLASVFAVLGVLPVVALTQVGIIVCIGVLLDTLVVRTVLVPALVFLTGDAFWWPSRPHRVDGRVQHGR
- a CDS encoding MarR family winged helix-turn-helix transcriptional regulator, which encodes MTVAPEGERRQLRADIVTHLQVLTTESRHVAQAFSQEQGLAHSDLDALLFVMHQQAAGTPTTPGGVADALGLTSGAATGVIDRLTRAGHVERRRDELDRRIIRVHYSAHAQETARGFFAPLGRLTDRVMAGYTEAELTMVTRFLAEMGSAMAEQARTAGHAST
- a CDS encoding bifunctional 2-methylcitrate synthase/citrate synthase, with translation MPDTTASSENPIHKGLAGVVVDYTAVSKVNPETNSLLYRGYPVQELAANCSFEEVAYLLWNGDLPDAAALSAFEKQERSQRALDANVKRAIDDLPLTAHPMDVLRTAISIIGAGDPTAADASPESNHAKAIHLLAATPAIVAYDQRRRRGQELVEPRDDLGYSANFLNMTFGEVPSDVVVKAFDVSMILYAEHSFNASTFTARVVTSTLSDLYSAVVAGVGALKGPLHGGANEAVMHIFDEIGSADKADAWLEQALSEKRKIMGFGHRVYKNGDSRVPTMKAALDTLVDEFQAQDLLALYDALDAAMQARKPIKPNLDYPSGPAYRLIGFDTEMFTPLFVASRITGWTAHIVEQLASNSLIRPLSEYNGVDERHVVVESGR
- the prpB gene encoding methylisocitrate lyase encodes the protein MLYSTVSPADKRAGFRSALASGRLLQLPGAFNPLSAALIQDKGFDGVYISGAVIAADLGLPDIGLTTLTEVAGRAQQISRMTDLPSLVDADTGFGEPMNVARTVQTLEDAGVAGLHIEDQVNPKRCGHLDGKAVVDTDTALKRIRAAADARRDPNLLIMARTDIRAIDGLQAAIDRAKQLVDAGADAVFPEAMATLDEFAAIRAAVDVPVLANMTEFGKSELFTVTQLRDVGINLVIYPVSLLRIAMGAAERGLETLTAEGSLKSEVAGMQTRARLYELLDYEAYNTFDTSLFNFTL
- a CDS encoding GntR family transcriptional regulator produces the protein MRASERAYDVLRGEILDWALEPGAPLAEVDLSLRLGISRTPVREALARLTTDGLVQPVGGRGLVVSPVSASDVVDIFELRHALERQAAQLAARRRDLDVFVALGDELREAPALLALGGEATPEYYATVARFDRAIDASVHNAYLVTALEGARTHAARIRRLSHDDPQRLFDAAHEHLLIVDAIIDGDAQLAADATSVHLNRSLRWIQQSLRDGHGRVASAAGLPSTTNGVQ
- a CDS encoding biotin transporter BioY, which codes for MSAITPAFARATLADRLTGRIGRSTLARDAALVVSGAALMSGLAQVSIPMFPVPITGQTLGVLLVGLTLGMRRGGLALVVYGLVALAGAPVLAGHQGGLSSLASPSFGFVIGFVPAAALAGLLAERRWDRSVVTALAAGAIVTIVPFLIGVPWLAVSLDRLGPAVWHGEMGAHSVLQAAIAGGVTPFLLGGLVKAVIAALVLPSVWGVVRRIDER